Proteins encoded together in one Diceros bicornis minor isolate mBicDic1 chromosome 18, mDicBic1.mat.cur, whole genome shotgun sequence window:
- the NEUROD2 gene encoding neurogenic differentiation factor 2, with translation MLTRLFSEPGLLSDVPKFASWGDGDDDEPRSDKGDAPPPPPPPPPPGAPGPARAAKPVPLRADEVPEAALAEVKEEGELGGEEEEEEEEEEGLDEAEGERPKKRGPKKRKMTKARLERSKLRRQKANARERNRMHDLNAALDNLRKVVPCYSKTQKLSKIETLRLAKNYIWALSEILRSGKRPDLVSYVQTLCKGLSQPTTNLVAGCLQLNSRNFLTEQGADGTGRFHGSGGPFAMHPYPYPCSRLAGAQCQAAGGLGGGAAHALRTHGYCAAYETLYAAAGGGGASPDYNSSEYEGPLSPPLCLNGNFSLKQDSSPDHEKSYHYSMHYSALPGSRPTGHGLVFGSSAVRGGVHSENLLSYDMHLHHDRGPMYEELNAFFHN, from the coding sequence ATGCTGACCCGCCTGTTCAGCGAGCCCGGTCTCCTCTCGGACGTGCCCAAGTTCGCCAGCTGGGGCGACGGCGACGACGACGAGCCGAGGAGCGACAAGGGCgacgcgccgccgccgcctccgcctCCGCCGCCGCCTGGGGCTCCGGGGCCCGCCCGGGCCGCCAAGCCAGTCCCTCTCCGTGCAGACGAGGTGCCGGAGGCCGCGCTGGCCGAGGTCAAGGAGGAAGGCGAGCTGGggggcgaggaggaggaggaagaggaggaggaggaaggactgGACGAGGCAGAGGGCGAGCGGCCCAAGAAGCGCGGACCGAAGAAGCGCAAGATGACCAAGGCGCGCCTGGAGCGCTCCAAGCTGCGGCGGCAGAAGGCGAACGCGCGGGAGCGCAACCGCATGCACGACCTGAACGCGGCGCTGGACAACCTGCGGAAGGTTGTGCCCTGCTACTCCAAGACACAGAAGCTGTCCAAGATCGAGACGCTGCGCCTAGCCAAGAACTACATCTGGGCACTCTCGGAGATCCTGCGCTCGGGCAAGCGGCCCGACCTGGTGTCCTATGTGCAGACGCTGTGCAAGGGTCTGTCGCAGCCCACCACCAACCTGGTGGCCGGCTGCCTGCAGCTCAACTCGCGCAACTTCCTCACGGAGCAGGGCGCCGACGGCACGGGCCGCTTCCACGGCTCGGGCGGCCCGTTCGCCATGCACCCCTACCCGTACCCGTGCTCGCGCCTGGCGGGCGCACAGTGCCAGGCGGCGGGCGGCCTGGGCGGCGGCGCGGCGCACGCCCTGCGGACCCACGGCTACTGCGCCGCCTACGAGACGCTGTatgcggcggcgggcggcggcggcgcgagCCCGGACTACAACAGCTCCGAGTACGAGGGCCCGCTCAGCCCTCCACTCTGTCTCAATGGCAACTTCTCCCTCAAGCAGGACTCGTCGCCCGACCACGAGAAGAGCTACCATTACTCTATGCACTACTCGGCGCTGCCCGGCTCGCGGCCCACGGGCCACGGGCTGGTCTTTGGCTCGTCGGCTGTGCGCGGGGGCGTCCACTCGGAGAATCTCTTGTCTTACGATATGCACCTTCACCACGACCGGGGTCCCATGTACGAGGAGCTCAATGCGTTTTTCCATAACTGA